One window of the Corynebacterium glutamicum ATCC 13032 genome contains the following:
- a CDS encoding LysM peptidoglycan-binding domain-containing protein has protein sequence MAIKGAMPKNRVPGVAAGAFIAAAVIAGGSGVTFLAQGGGDVNTVAVVEPQDEVKNQVVTETEIVTKVHDPSSSDASDADSNTGTAEGADSDHKEPREHDSAQEPTAPTDPTLTITGNGDTPVSALDAVAGPARPGTVHVIENGETLSSISQDSGVPVGLIIDRNKLVDPDLIYAGTPLAIPTEQELAAAIQ, from the coding sequence ATGGCGATTAAAGGCGCAATGCCGAAAAATCGAGTACCAGGTGTGGCAGCAGGTGCGTTTATTGCTGCTGCCGTTATTGCAGGTGGATCAGGCGTGACCTTTCTCGCCCAAGGCGGTGGTGATGTCAATACAGTGGCCGTCGTCGAGCCACAGGACGAGGTAAAAAATCAGGTCGTGACAGAAACCGAAATTGTCACGAAGGTTCACGATCCTTCTTCATCTGACGCCAGTGATGCTGACAGCAACACAGGCACCGCCGAAGGCGCAGACTCAGATCACAAAGAACCCCGTGAGCACGACAGTGCTCAAGAGCCAACGGCTCCGACCGACCCCACCTTGACCATTACCGGCAACGGTGACACACCAGTATCAGCACTTGATGCTGTCGCAGGACCTGCCCGTCCAGGTACGGTGCACGTCATTGAGAATGGCGAAACCTTGTCCTCTATTTCTCAGGACAGTGGTGTGCCGGTTGGGTTGATCATTGATCGCAACAAGCTTGTTGATCCAGACCTGATCTATGCAGGCACGCCATTGGCGATTCCGACTGAGCAGGAACTTGCTGCTGCGATACAGTAA